TCAGAGTATTCCCTTGTTGATGGTGTGGTGCGGATACCTGATCTGGTCGCCACCCTTGCTGATACGGGAATGCCTGCCTGTGCGATAACTGATCAAAATAATCTGTTTGCGTTGGTTAAATATTACCGTGCCTGTATCAACAAGGGGATCAAGCCGATCATTGGTGTGGATCTCTGGTTACATAATGAGCAGGATATCAGGCACCCCCACCGGTTGGTGTTGTTGTGTAAGGATCGTGGTGGCTATATACACCTTTCCGAGCTGATTTCACGCGCCTATCTTGAGGGACAGCATAATGGCATCCCGATTATCGAGCAGGCCTGGCTACAGGACGGGAATAGTGATGGCTTGATTGCGCTCTCCGGTGGACGTGAAGGGGATGTCGGTCGTGCCTTGCTGGCAGGTAATCAGGAACTCGCCGGGCACTTGTTGCAAAAATGGCAACAACTATTCCCTGATGCCTATTATCTTGAACTACAGCGCACGGGTCGAGTCAATGAAGAAGAATACATTCATGCCGCTGTTACACTGGCGGGGCAACAACGGATACCCGTAGTTGCGACCAATGATGTTCACTTTATCCATGTCGATGATTTTGAAGCACATGAGGCTCGCGTCTGTATCCATGATGGACGCACTCTGGATGATACCCATCGGCCACATAACTACACCAGTCAGCAGTATTTACGCAGTGAAGAGGAGATGCTGGCATTATTTGATGATCTGCCAGAAGCTCTTGAAAACACCGTTGAGATTGCCCTGCGTTGTAATCTGGAACTGACTCTGGGCAAGAATTATCTGCCTGATTTTCCTGTCCCGGAAGGTTTGACGATGGATGCGTTCTTTCGTGCCGAGGCCTGGGCCGGGTTAGAAAAACGGCTTGCTGTCCTGTTCGATCCTTCCAGTGAGGGATTTACAGAGCAGCGTAAACCTTATGATGAACGCTTGGAGATTGAGCTTGGGGTTATTATCGAGATGGGCTTCCCCGGTTATTTCCTGATTGTGGCTGATTTTATTCGCTGGGCAAAGAACAATGCCATCCCGGTTGGGCCAGGACGTGGCTCGGGTGCGGGCTCGCTGGTCGCCTATGTGTTGACCATTACCAATCTGGATCCACTTGAATTTGATCTTTTGTTTGAACGTTTCCTTAACCCTGAGCGTGTCTCGATGCCAGATTTTGATATCGATTTCTGTATGGAAGGTCGAGATCGTGTGATTGAGTATGTGGCACAAACATATGGCCGGGAAAAGGTGTCCCAGATAATAACCTATGGCTCAATGGCGGCTAAGGCAGTGGTGCGTGATGTAGGACGTGTGTTGGGGAAACCCTATGGTTTTGTCGATACCATCGCTAAGCTGATCCCATTTGAGATCGGTATAACACTGGATAAGGCGCTGGAGCAGGAACCTCAGTTGGCTGAGAAGTACAACGATGAGGAAGAGGTGCGCGAACTGATTGACCTGGCAAAGTCATTGGAAGGTCTGTCAAGGAATGCCGGTAAACACGCCGGTGGTGTCGTTATTGCGCCGTCTAAACTTACAGATTTTACCCCATTATACTGTGAACAGGGATCAACTAGTATTGTCAGCCAGTTTGATAAGGATGATGTTGAGGCGGTGGGTCTGGTCAAGTTTGATTTTCTGGGTCTGCGTACCCTGACCATTATCGACTGGGCGTTACAGACAATTAATCGACAACGTGCAGAGCAGGGGCTGGATGCCATTGATATCGATCTGATCCCGACCGATGACAAGGCCTCATTCGATCTGTTAAAGGCGTGTAATACGACGGCGGTATTCCAGCTTGAATCCAGTGGTATGAAGGATCTGATTCGCCGCCTGCAACCGGATAATTTTGAGGATGTTGTGGCATTGGTTGCTCTGTTCCGACCGGGGCCGTTGCAATCAGGCATGGTAGATGATTTTGTTGAACGTAAACATGGTCGTGCCAGGATTGTTTATCCGCATCCTGATCTGGAAGATATATTAAAACCAACCTACGGCGTTATTCTGTATCAGGAACAGGTGATGCAGATCGCCCAGGTGCTCGCCAACTACAGCCTGGGTGGTGCGGATATTCTGCGCCGCGCCATGGGTAAAAAGAAGGCCTCGGAGATGGCGAAACAACGCACCATCTTTACCGAGGGTGCCACGGCGCGTGGTGTGGAAGAGAGTGTCGCCACCTATATCTTCGATTTGATGGAAAAGTTTGCCGGTTACGGTTTTAATAAATCACATTCTGCCGCCTATGCACTGGTTGCCTATCAAACGGCCTGGATGAAGGCGCATTATCCGGCGGAATTCATGGCGGCAGTCTTATCGGCGGATATGGATAATACCGATAAGGTGGTCACCCTGATTGATGATTGTGCCAGTATGGATATTGACGTGGTACCACCGGATGTTAATCGTTCTTACTACGCATTTACCGTGAATAAAGCAGACGACAAGGATCAGGTGATTTATGGTCTGGGTGCTATCAAGGGTGTGGGTCAGGCGGCTATTGAAGGCTTGATCAAGGAACGCGAGGAGAATGGGTCGTTTGGTAGTTTGTTTGATTTATGTCAGCGCGTTGATCTGAAAAAATTAAATCGACGTGTGTTGGATGCCCTGATTCGTGCTTGTGCCCTGGATGGTATTGGCCCCAATCGTGCCAGTTTGATGCAGCAATTACCCTCCTCGTTACGCCTGGCTGAACAACGAAGTCGGGATGATCTGGCAGGTCAGAATGATCTGTTTGGTGGTGGTGATGTGGATGAGACTGTTGAGGAAGAAGAACAAACGCTTGAGATTGATGAGTGGGATGAAACCATTCGTCTGCAAGGTGAGCGGGATACCCTGGGGCTGTATCTAACGGGACATCCTGTTTCCTGTTATCAGGATGAACTGGCTCAATTCATCTCTGGACGGATCGTTGATCTGATGACTGGCGCACGGGAGGGTAGTATCGCTCTGGTTGCCGGTCTAGTGATTGATATGCGTGTGATTAATCCAAAGAATAATCGGGGTAGGTTGGCCTTTTTGACCCTGGATGATCGTAGCGGGCGTATCGAGGTTCGGGTTCAAAGCAAGATGTATGAGCAATACCAGGCAATTCTGGCACGGGACAAGATTCTGGTCATCAGTGGAAAACTGGATCGAAATGACTATTCAGGTGGTAATTATCAGGTTAGTGCAGAACAGATTATGGAGTTAAGTGAGGCACGGGAAATTTATGCTGAGTGTCTTTCTTTCTCTTTCACCTCGATTAGTATGGATGCTACCTTTGTCTCTCGCTTAGTCGAGGTGTTGCAACCCTATCGTGAGGGGAAATGTCGAATCTGTGTCGATTACCAGAATACACAGGCGGCCGCACGTCTTCAGTTGGGTGGCGATTGGTTGGTGCATCCATCGGATGAGTTGATTACCCGTCTAAGGGCAATGCCCGAACTGGATCAGGTGCTTATGGAGTATAAATCTGACTAACAACCCTGTAGAATGCTTATTATTGATATATTTGGATCGAAAAAATGAACCTGAATTTCCTTGATTTTGAACAACCTATCGCTGAACTCGAAGCTAAAATAGAGGAGCTGCGTTATGTCGGTGATGATGCTGAGATCAATATCAGTGAAGAGATTGCTCACCTGCAAGATAAAAGTAAAAGCCTGACGCGCTCTATTTTTTCGTCACTTACGGCTTGGCAGGTCTCACAGTTGTCACGGCATCCACAACGCCCGTATACCCTGGACTATATCCAACGTATATTCACTGATTTTGAAGAACTACACGGTGACCGAGCCTATTCGGATGATCACGCTATTGTAGGCGGTCTTGCACGCATTGATGGCCGCCCGGTGATGGTGATTGGTCAGCAAAAGGGGCGCGATACCAAACAAAAGATACTGCGTAACTTTGGTATGCCACGTCCAGAGGGTTACCGTAAAGCCCTGCGTTTAATGAAGATGGCGGAGCGTTTTAATCTGCCGATACTCACCTTTATTGACACCCCGGGAGCTTATCCGGGTGTCGGTGCCGAAGAACGCAATCAGAGTGAGGCGATTGCGCGTAACCTGTTTGTTATGGCTGAACTCAAGGTGCCGGTTATCTGCACGGTTATTGGTGAAGGCGGCTCGGGTGGTGCGCTGGCGATTGGCGTTGGGGATCGTATGTTGATGCTGGAACACAGCACCTATTCGGTGATTTCTCCCGAGGGTTGTGCCACCATCCTTTGGCGTAGTGCAGAAAAAGCCGAGGAAGCTGCTGAGGCACTGGGTATTACCTCGGGTCGGCTCAAGGAATTAGGCCTCATCGATGAAATCATTCAAGAACCCTTAGGCGGAGCTCACCGTGATGTTGAATCAATGGCAAACACATTGAAACAGGCCTTGTTATTGCAACTCAATAAGCTGGCACGTACCCCGGTTGATCAGTTGTTATCTTCGCGCTACCAACGACTCATGGGCTACGGTCACTACAACGACCGCTAGTTCTTTCTGGTATGCCCTTTGATGCACAAACACTGCTGGGTAATCTGTCCGGGCATGAACAGGCCCCACACATCTGGATTGCCTATAGTGGTGGCATGGATTCTCATGTCTTACTGCATGCTTTGTCTTGTATCAGGGGACAATTAGCAAGCGAACTAAAGGCTATTCACATCAACCATGACCTGCATGTCGATGCCACACAGTGGGATAGGCATTGTGCCCGCATCTGCGAACAGTTAGACATCCCCTATCAATCGACTACCGTGAGTCTTGATACTGTCGCCGAAGAAGGTATCGAAGCGGCGGCGCGTAGCGCACGTTATCAGGCCTTATCAGGCTATATGGCAGAAGGCGATATCCTGCTCACTGCACAACATGCCGATGATCAGGCCGAGACCCTGATGCTACAGCTATTACGGGGTAGTGGTGTACCAGGTCTGGCAGCAATGCCGGCACAAAGCCGTTTTTCCAAAGGCTGGCATCTACGTCCGCTATTGACAAACACGCGCGATGAATTGCTGGACTATGCCACCGTTCATCAGCTCCAGTGGATTGAAGACCCCAGTAATAGCGATACCCGATTTGATCGAAATTATTTACGCCATACAGTAATGCCCCAGCTAAGAGCGCGTTGGCCAGCAATGCCTCATTTATTATCGCGTTCCGCACGTCACATGGCCGAGGCCAACGAACTGCTAGAGAATCAAGGGGTCAGAGCTCTTGAAAATATGAATATAGGTTCCCGCCTGAGAATCAAGAGCTCTGACCCCTTGATTTTATCCATTGGCGAATTATGTGCCTTATCGCCTGCGCAACAACGAAATCTATTACGTCACTGGATTAAACAACAGGGCATGCCTGTTCCGAGTGCTGCGATACTAGATCAGCTGCAATATTCTGTCGTTCAGGCAAGTATTGATAGTCAGCCCCTGTTACAGTGGCGCGGTGTCGAAGTCAGGCGTTATCAGGATGATCTCTATATTATGCAGGTTTTGTCACCACATGATGTGACGCAGGTCATCTGTTGGGATGGTCATAGCCGTGTTGAACTGGCTAATGGTACCCTCTTGCAATTAGCTGAATTATCACAACAGGGGCTGGATCTGGATAAATTGAAAGGCACCGTTCTGGAAATTCGTTATCGTCAGGGTGGGGAACGTTGCCGTGTGGCCGGGGCAGGGTGCAGCAAGTCGCTTAAACATCTATTCCAGGAAGGGAATGTCCCGCCCTGGCAACGTAGCCGTATTCCCTTGCTCTATGTGAATAATCAACTGGCACTGATTGTTGGTCTAGGTGTATGCGAAGGGTTTGGGAAATCAGGGTAGGGTGCGTATTACGCACCATAGGATCAAGTCCTGACTCCTTAACCCCTTTAATTTACAAGCTTAATCGGTTAACCTCTCAAGATAATAAAGGTTTTGAGCGATTTGCCGAAGATTAAGGTGAATTTTGTGGATATTAAATTAATCAGGAGTGTTTAATGAAGAGTAATCTTCCCGTGACTAATAACGAGATAAAGCTGAATGAATCAGACGTTATTATATCAACCACTGACCTTAAAGGGCAGATTACCTACGTCAATGAAAAATTTCATAATATTAGTGGCTTTGAAGAAGATGAGTTGCTCAACAAAAGTCACAATGTAGTCCGCCACCCGGATATGCCTCCGGCTGCCTTTGAGGATCTCTGGAAAACACTCAAGGCAGAAAAACCTTGGATGGGTATTGTTAAAAATCGTTGTAAGAATGGTGATTTTTACTGGGTTAGTGCCTATGTCATGCCGATCAAGAAAAATGGAAAGGTCCATGAATATCAGTCGGTGCGTGGTCGCCCGGATGAAGCGGTTGTCAAACGTGCAGAAAAACTCTATCAGGATCTGAATGCGGGAAAATTACCTTGGCATCTGCGTTTTCCGCAACCGGGAATACAACAAAAAATAATGGTAACCTTGCTGGCGGCCCTTCTTCCATGGCTGGTCGCTGCGTTACTTGTCAGCAGTTTCTCCTTGATGATGATTGCTGTACTGACGGCTGTTTCATTTGGTTTGGGTTATGCCGGGGTTTATTTTTCCTTATCCAGCTTACGTTCAACGCTTACTCAGGCGCGTGCGATTGTGCAAAACCCGGTGGCTCAAGAGGTCTTTGTCGGTGTTCAGGACGAGGGGGCAGAGATTGCCCTGGCGTTGGAGATGCTAAAGAACCAGAATCGAGCCATTGCCGGACGTATGCTGGATTCGTCAGGACACTTGGCTGGAACCGCAAAGGATTTGGCCGATTCTGTTATGTTGACTAACAATGGTGTTGTGCATCAACGCAATGAGATTAATTCACTTACCCGTTCAATAGATGATTTGCGTAATAGTGCCACCCAGGTTGATGAACATGCCAACCTGGTTGTGGGTGCAGTTGATGGTGCTACCGAAAATGCAGAACAAGGACGTCGGATCGTGAGTGGAACGATTGATTCTATTCAGGCACTAGCTTCACAGATCACCCAATCGGCGGCAATTATTAACACTCTTGATGAGGAATCACAGCGCATTGGTGGCATTCTGGATGCGATCAAGTCGATTGCTAATCAAACCAACCTGCTGGCACTCAACGCAGCAATTGAGGCGGCACGCGCCGGTGAGCAGGGTCGAGGCTTTGCTGTGGTTGCTGATGAGGTTCGTTTGCTGGCGACTCGCACCCATGATTCTACTCAGGAAATTGAAGGCATGATTTCCACCCTGCAAACAGAGGCACGCAAGGCCGTCGATATTATGAATGTGGGTTGTGAACGTGCCGATCTGGCGGTGGGACAGGCGGGTGAGACCAGTACTGCTCTGGAGTCCATTTTGACTTCAGTCAAGGAAATCCACGCAATGAGTTCCCGTATTAGCCAGGTAACCAGCGAACAGACCTCTCTGGTGAACAATATCGGCGGCAGTGTTGAATCCGTGGATGAAATCAGCGAACTGACGGTGGATACCCTTGAAGGACAGGGGCGAATCAGTCAGACGTTGGATGAGCTCTCTAGTTCGCTTAATGGCCTTTCAAAAGAATTTGTGCACCTGC
This Gammaproteobacteria bacterium DNA region includes the following protein-coding sequences:
- the dnaE gene encoding DNA polymerase III subunit alpha produces the protein MKPRFIHLRLHSEYSLVDGVVRIPDLVATLADTGMPACAITDQNNLFALVKYYRACINKGIKPIIGVDLWLHNEQDIRHPHRLVLLCKDRGGYIHLSELISRAYLEGQHNGIPIIEQAWLQDGNSDGLIALSGGREGDVGRALLAGNQELAGHLLQKWQQLFPDAYYLELQRTGRVNEEEYIHAAVTLAGQQRIPVVATNDVHFIHVDDFEAHEARVCIHDGRTLDDTHRPHNYTSQQYLRSEEEMLALFDDLPEALENTVEIALRCNLELTLGKNYLPDFPVPEGLTMDAFFRAEAWAGLEKRLAVLFDPSSEGFTEQRKPYDERLEIELGVIIEMGFPGYFLIVADFIRWAKNNAIPVGPGRGSGAGSLVAYVLTITNLDPLEFDLLFERFLNPERVSMPDFDIDFCMEGRDRVIEYVAQTYGREKVSQIITYGSMAAKAVVRDVGRVLGKPYGFVDTIAKLIPFEIGITLDKALEQEPQLAEKYNDEEEVRELIDLAKSLEGLSRNAGKHAGGVVIAPSKLTDFTPLYCEQGSTSIVSQFDKDDVEAVGLVKFDFLGLRTLTIIDWALQTINRQRAEQGLDAIDIDLIPTDDKASFDLLKACNTTAVFQLESSGMKDLIRRLQPDNFEDVVALVALFRPGPLQSGMVDDFVERKHGRARIVYPHPDLEDILKPTYGVILYQEQVMQIAQVLANYSLGGADILRRAMGKKKASEMAKQRTIFTEGATARGVEESVATYIFDLMEKFAGYGFNKSHSAAYALVAYQTAWMKAHYPAEFMAAVLSADMDNTDKVVTLIDDCASMDIDVVPPDVNRSYYAFTVNKADDKDQVIYGLGAIKGVGQAAIEGLIKEREENGSFGSLFDLCQRVDLKKLNRRVLDALIRACALDGIGPNRASLMQQLPSSLRLAEQRSRDDLAGQNDLFGGGDVDETVEEEEQTLEIDEWDETIRLQGERDTLGLYLTGHPVSCYQDELAQFISGRIVDLMTGAREGSIALVAGLVIDMRVINPKNNRGRLAFLTLDDRSGRIEVRVQSKMYEQYQAILARDKILVISGKLDRNDYSGGNYQVSAEQIMELSEAREIYAECLSFSFTSISMDATFVSRLVEVLQPYREGKCRICVDYQNTQAAARLQLGGDWLVHPSDELITRLRAMPELDQVLMEYKSD
- the accA gene encoding acetyl-CoA carboxylase carboxyl transferase subunit alpha, yielding MNLNFLDFEQPIAELEAKIEELRYVGDDAEINISEEIAHLQDKSKSLTRSIFSSLTAWQVSQLSRHPQRPYTLDYIQRIFTDFEELHGDRAYSDDHAIVGGLARIDGRPVMVIGQQKGRDTKQKILRNFGMPRPEGYRKALRLMKMAERFNLPILTFIDTPGAYPGVGAEERNQSEAIARNLFVMAELKVPVICTVIGEGGSGGALAIGVGDRMLMLEHSTYSVISPEGCATILWRSAEKAEEAAEALGITSGRLKELGLIDEIIQEPLGGAHRDVESMANTLKQALLLQLNKLARTPVDQLLSSRYQRLMGYGHYNDR
- the tilS gene encoding tRNA lysidine(34) synthetase TilS, translating into MPFDAQTLLGNLSGHEQAPHIWIAYSGGMDSHVLLHALSCIRGQLASELKAIHINHDLHVDATQWDRHCARICEQLDIPYQSTTVSLDTVAEEGIEAAARSARYQALSGYMAEGDILLTAQHADDQAETLMLQLLRGSGVPGLAAMPAQSRFSKGWHLRPLLTNTRDELLDYATVHQLQWIEDPSNSDTRFDRNYLRHTVMPQLRARWPAMPHLLSRSARHMAEANELLENQGVRALENMNIGSRLRIKSSDPLILSIGELCALSPAQQRNLLRHWIKQQGMPVPSAAILDQLQYSVVQASIDSQPLLQWRGVEVRRYQDDLYIMQVLSPHDVTQVICWDGHSRVELANGTLLQLAELSQQGLDLDKLKGTVLEIRYRQGGERCRVAGAGCSKSLKHLFQEGNVPPWQRSRIPLLYVNNQLALIVGLGVCEGFGKSG
- a CDS encoding methyl-accepting chemotaxis protein, with the translated sequence MKSNLPVTNNEIKLNESDVIISTTDLKGQITYVNEKFHNISGFEEDELLNKSHNVVRHPDMPPAAFEDLWKTLKAEKPWMGIVKNRCKNGDFYWVSAYVMPIKKNGKVHEYQSVRGRPDEAVVKRAEKLYQDLNAGKLPWHLRFPQPGIQQKIMVTLLAALLPWLVAALLVSSFSLMMIAVLTAVSFGLGYAGVYFSLSSLRSTLTQARAIVQNPVAQEVFVGVQDEGAEIALALEMLKNQNRAIAGRMLDSSGHLAGTAKDLADSVMLTNNGVVHQRNEINSLTRSIDDLRNSATQVDEHANLVVGAVDGATENAEQGRRIVSGTIDSIQALASQITQSAAIINTLDEESQRIGGILDAIKSIANQTNLLALNAAIEAARAGEQGRGFAVVADEVRLLATRTHDSTQEIEGMISTLQTEARKAVDIMNVGCERADLAVGQAGETSTALESILTSVKEIHAMSSRISQVTSEQTSLVNNIGGSVESVDEISELTVDTLEGQGRISQTLDELSSSLNGLSKEFVHLH